The Kribbella jejuensis region GGAGTCGACCCAGCCCGGACCGTGGGTCGACGTCGACGGTGCGACCGGTTCCGCGATCGCGGTGCGGCACCTGTACGACACCGGCCGCCGCCGGATCGCCTTCCTGGGCTGGCCGAAGTCGTCCGGGCTCGCCGAGGACCGGGTCGCCGGTTGGCGTACGGCGTGCAAAGAACTCGGCCTGCCGACCAACGGGATGGCCGTCCGTTGCCGCGAGGACAGCATCGAGGAAGGTGCCCTCGCCACCGCGCGACTGCTCGACTCCGGCCGCGACCTCGACGGGATCGTTGCCCTCAGCGACGTTCTCGCGCTCGGCGCACTGCGCGAGCTGACCGCGCGCGGGATCGTGCCCGGCCGCGATGTGGGCGTCGTCGGGTATGACGACTCCCCGCTGGCCGAGGTCGTCTCCCCCGGCCTGACCAGCCTGCGGCAACCGATGGACCGGATCGCCGAAGAACTCATCACGATCCTCACGGGCGACCAGCAACCGGCCGAACGGCTGCTGCTACCCGAACTGGTGATCAGGGGCAGCTCCGCCCCTGGCTGATTCCGGCGCTCCCCCCGGCGCCGCGAGAAGGAGGAACCGCCATGACTCCCGATCCGACCAACCGAAGTAGTACACACCCGCCCCAGCGAGGGCCCGTCCGGCGCGAAGCAGTCGGGCGCCTGCCGGTCAGCCGCGGGCCCGTCAGCCGCGGGCCGGTCCGCCGCGCCGTCGGCGTCGCGCTGCTCGCCACCGCGACCGTGCTGGCCGGCTCCGCCTCCGCGCTGGCCGGCCCGTCCACCACCACCTCCGTAGCAGGCCCAACGAACGCAGGAACCGCCTCGGGCGCGGCAGGCGCGGCGAACGCGGGAAGCGCCACAGGCGCTGGTGGTGCGGCGAGTGCAGCGCCGGCTGCGGGCGGCTCTTCCGAGCTCTCGGAGACCACCCGTCTGGCCGACCGGCGGTCGTTGGTGGTGGGCGATCGCGCCTACGCGATGGGTGATGAGACCGGACTCTACCCCGCCGCCGGGTGGCATGTGCGGGGTGAGATGGGCGGGTTCTGGTCACAGCCGATCAAGCTGCTCGACGGGATCTGGTTCGGTCTGGACGGGAACTGGCTCGGCAAGCAGGTCC contains the following coding sequences:
- a CDS encoding LacI family DNA-binding transcriptional regulator, producing the protein MATLKQVAAHAEVSVQTVSNALNAPHRLRADTLERVNRSIELLNYRPNRNARSLRTSAVELIGYCVPNWPHQTHLVMDQFLHALCAAAERTGRHILLFTAPPGVDGMPTYDDLHARRMVDGFVLSQTETHDPRHGWLKDEGIPFVSFGRVWKESTQPGPWVDVDGATGSAIAVRHLYDTGRRRIAFLGWPKSSGLAEDRVAGWRTACKELGLPTNGMAVRCREDSIEEGALATARLLDSGRDLDGIVALSDVLALGALRELTARGIVPGRDVGVVGYDDSPLAEVVSPGLTSLRQPMDRIAEELITILTGDQQPAERLLLPELVIRGSSAPG